One stretch of Streptomyces hygroscopicus DNA includes these proteins:
- a CDS encoding sodium:proton antiporter has product MSARVRLWVFLVGAAGFAVLFAVACFGLPAFGTGHHPYGVRAVHASLSHHTANVIASVNFDLRAFDTLGEETIFFSAVLGTVVLLRRARDERRKDPEPAVVHPRVRRFALLMLPPALLVGLYVIAHGQISPGGGFQGGVVAATALHLLYIAADYRALERARPLTLYEIGEAAGEVTYVITGLAAVLAGSAFLANVLPFGTFATLSSGGTVPVLNAAVGLEVASGVVVLLARFLDQAVEIEEPGEDDGSPRGAGDGGDNGDDERERA; this is encoded by the coding sequence ATGAGCGCCCGGGTCCGGCTGTGGGTCTTCCTGGTGGGCGCCGCCGGGTTCGCCGTGCTGTTCGCCGTCGCCTGCTTCGGCCTGCCGGCGTTCGGCACCGGCCACCACCCGTACGGCGTCCGGGCCGTGCACGCCTCCTTGAGCCATCACACGGCCAATGTCATCGCGTCCGTCAACTTCGATCTGCGCGCCTTCGACACGCTCGGCGAGGAAACCATCTTCTTCTCCGCCGTCCTCGGCACCGTGGTGCTGCTGCGCCGGGCCCGGGACGAGCGCCGCAAGGATCCCGAGCCCGCCGTGGTCCACCCACGGGTGCGCCGGTTCGCGCTGCTGATGCTGCCGCCCGCCCTGCTGGTGGGGCTGTATGTGATCGCGCACGGTCAGATCAGCCCGGGCGGCGGCTTCCAGGGCGGGGTGGTCGCCGCCACCGCGCTGCATCTGCTCTACATCGCCGCCGACTACCGGGCCCTGGAGCGGGCCCGGCCGCTGACGCTCTACGAGATCGGGGAGGCCGCGGGCGAGGTGACCTATGTCATCACCGGGCTCGCGGCCGTCCTCGCGGGGTCGGCGTTCCTCGCGAACGTCCTGCCGTTCGGGACCTTCGCGACCCTGTCCTCGGGCGGCACGGTGCCGGTGCTCAACGCGGCCGTCGGCTTGGAGGTCGCCAGCGGGGTCGTGGTCCTGCTGGCCCGCTTCCTGGACCAGGCCGTGGAGATCGAGGAGCCCGGGGAGGACGACGGGAGCCCGCGCGGCGCGGGAGACGGCGGAGACAACGGAGACGACGAGAGGGAGCGAGCGTGA
- a CDS encoding NADH-ubiquinone oxidoreductase chain 4L translates to MTVLPYLVAGWIFLIGVYGLVTSRNLIHAVGCLAVTQSSTYVLLLAVGYRNGGTAPVFADAPTDSRVVDPVVQALALTDIVVGATVTALLLALVVQLRKRHGTVDPDALSELKG, encoded by the coding sequence GTGACGGTCCTGCCGTACCTGGTCGCCGGATGGATCTTTCTGATCGGTGTGTACGGGCTGGTGACCAGCCGGAACCTGATCCATGCCGTGGGGTGCCTGGCGGTCACCCAGTCCTCCACCTATGTGCTGCTGCTCGCCGTCGGCTACCGCAACGGCGGCACCGCCCCGGTCTTCGCCGACGCGCCCACCGACAGCCGGGTGGTCGACCCGGTGGTCCAGGCGCTGGCCCTCACCGACATCGTGGTCGGCGCGACCGTGACCGCGCTGCTGCTCGCGCTCGTCGTCCAGCTCCGCAAACGCCATGGCACGGTCGACCCGGACGCCCTGTCCGAGCTGAAGGGCTGA
- a CDS encoding NADH-ubiquinone/plastoquinone (complex I) oxidoreductase has product MDTARLLPLVVAAPLMGAAVLVATGRRLPRFASDVLGCAFATVTAVLALLVLFRAGHPGPEAYPVEWVGGRRPVGGGAAGIVLVGDPLGAGLAALASLLVVAVLLYSWRYFEQPPRRHTGSFPALILVFQAGMCGFALTGDLFNAFVFFELMGVVAYALTGFRVEEPKPLQGALAFGVVNSLGAYVTLLGITLLYARTGELGFAQIGRKLDAGGPDGLVLAAFVLVTTGLLVKAAAVPFHFWLPDAHAVAPTPVCMLLSGVMVELGVYGVARVYWTVFAGPGGLSHPDFTRALLVLGVLTALLGAAMCWQQRHLKRLLAFSTVSHTGLFLIGVAVLTPEGISGTALYVLGHAGVKAALFACAGVLLDRYASVDEHELFGRARELPEVGALFAVGGLALSGLPPFGSGLGKAVAEEAAGHTAAWLPALYVLVSAVTGGAVLRAGLRIFAGVGRRPRDGQESGPETTGEEEPETGRRLGRIPVPLLAVPAVLLAASLAIGVIPAVASAVGRAGALFTDTGGYRRSVLDGRATAVPASVPPHWQATGILLGLLSTALAITLATLAVRRPVHTGTAALLAPVRRLQSGHIGDYVAWLAAGTALLTVLTVPGVR; this is encoded by the coding sequence GTGGACACCGCGCGACTGCTGCCGCTGGTGGTGGCGGCACCGCTGATGGGCGCGGCGGTGCTGGTGGCCACCGGACGGCGGCTGCCCCGGTTCGCCTCCGACGTTCTGGGCTGCGCCTTCGCGACCGTCACCGCCGTACTGGCGCTCCTGGTGCTGTTCCGGGCCGGTCATCCCGGGCCGGAGGCGTATCCGGTGGAGTGGGTGGGCGGCCGGCGGCCGGTGGGCGGCGGCGCGGCGGGCATCGTGCTGGTCGGCGATCCGCTGGGCGCCGGGCTCGCGGCGCTGGCCTCGCTGCTCGTCGTCGCCGTCCTCCTCTACTCCTGGCGCTACTTCGAGCAGCCACCGCGCCGCCACACCGGCTCCTTCCCCGCGCTGATCCTGGTGTTCCAGGCGGGCATGTGCGGTTTCGCGCTGACCGGCGATCTGTTCAACGCCTTCGTCTTCTTCGAGCTGATGGGCGTGGTCGCCTACGCGCTGACCGGCTTCCGGGTCGAGGAGCCCAAACCGCTGCAGGGCGCGCTGGCCTTCGGGGTGGTGAACTCCCTGGGCGCCTACGTCACCTTGCTGGGCATCACGCTGCTGTACGCGCGCACCGGGGAGCTGGGGTTCGCGCAGATCGGGCGGAAGCTGGACGCGGGCGGGCCGGACGGGCTGGTGCTCGCCGCGTTCGTCCTGGTGACGACGGGTCTGCTGGTGAAGGCGGCCGCCGTCCCGTTCCACTTCTGGCTGCCGGACGCGCACGCGGTCGCCCCGACGCCGGTGTGCATGCTGCTGTCCGGGGTGATGGTGGAGCTGGGTGTCTACGGGGTCGCCCGGGTCTACTGGACGGTCTTCGCCGGGCCCGGCGGTCTCTCCCACCCCGACTTCACCCGCGCCCTGCTGGTGCTGGGCGTCCTCACGGCCCTGCTGGGGGCGGCGATGTGCTGGCAGCAGCGCCATCTCAAACGGCTGCTGGCGTTCTCGACCGTCTCCCACACCGGGCTGTTCCTGATCGGCGTCGCCGTGCTGACCCCCGAGGGGATCTCGGGCACGGCGCTGTACGTCCTCGGCCATGCGGGGGTGAAGGCGGCCCTCTTCGCCTGCGCCGGGGTGCTGCTGGACCGGTACGCGTCGGTGGACGAGCACGAGTTGTTCGGCCGGGCCCGGGAGTTGCCGGAGGTCGGGGCACTGTTCGCGGTGGGCGGTCTGGCCTTGAGCGGGCTGCCGCCGTTCGGCTCCGGGCTCGGCAAGGCCGTCGCCGAGGAGGCCGCGGGGCACACCGCCGCATGGCTGCCCGCGCTCTACGTCCTGGTGTCGGCGGTGACCGGGGGCGCGGTGCTGCGCGCCGGGCTGCGGATCTTCGCCGGAGTGGGGCGGCGGCCCCGGGACGGGCAGGAGAGCGGCCCGGAGACCACCGGCGAGGAGGAGCCCGAGACCGGCCGCCGCCTCGGGCGGATCCCGGTGCCGCTGCTGGCGGTGCCCGCCGTGCTGCTGGCCGCGTCACTGGCCATCGGGGTGATCCCGGCCGTCGCGTCCGCGGTGGGCCGGGCCGGGGCGCTGTTCACCGACACCGGCGGCTACCGGCGGTCGGTGCTCGACGGACGCGCCACGGCCGTCCCGGCGTCCGTGCCGCCGCACTGGCAGGCGACCGGGATCCTGCTCGGGCTGCTCTCCACTGCCCTCGCCATCACCCTGGCCACACTGGCGGTACGGCGGCCGGTCCACACCGGGACGGCCGCGCTACTCGCGCCCGTACGGCGGCTGCAGTCCGGGCATATCGGCGACTACGTCGCCTGGCTGGCCGCCGGGACGGCACTGCTCACGGTGCTGACCGTCCCGGGGGTCCGCTGA
- a CDS encoding rho termination factor has protein sequence MAKATTKSGKSTARGMAARGSAKSGSMEMRTKEDLYREAQKAGIEGRSQMSKSQLISALRHR, from the coding sequence ATGGCTAAAGCGACCACGAAGAGCGGGAAGTCGACGGCGCGCGGCATGGCGGCCCGAGGGAGCGCCAAGTCGGGCAGCATGGAGATGCGGACCAAGGAGGATCTGTACCGCGAGGCCCAGAAGGCGGGCATCGAGGGCAGGTCCCAGATGTCCAAGAGTCAGCTGATCTCGGCACTGCGCCACCGCTGA